A stretch of Episyrphus balteatus chromosome 2, idEpiBalt1.1, whole genome shotgun sequence DNA encodes these proteins:
- the LOC129910594 gene encoding uncharacterized protein LOC129910594: MNNVINNLNYDFNILLHQFENSLHDRLNNSDKRLAIAWINKLKSESSSIEEAYLRNDFLYYLVQSVEVGCLKPPFDQKPPNGRILSLKNVLPVNIKAKLENAPKPSQPRPEIFERSPDKGAFLAAQPVPRSGAFCYLAIVSKEKN; the protein is encoded by the exons atgaaCAATGTTATCAATAATCTAAATTATGATTTTAACATACTTTTGcatcaatttgaaaattcactACATGATCGACTAAATAATTCAGATAAACGTCTTGCAATCGCCTGGATTAATAAACTTAAATCTGAATCAAGTTCTATTGAAGAAGCTTATTTACGGAATGATTTTCTATACTATTTGGTACAATCAGTTGAAGTTGGTTGCTTAAAACCACCTTTCGATCAAAAACCACCAAATGGGCGAATTCTTAGTTTGAAGAATGTTCTA CCTGTAAATATCAAGGCAAAATTGGAAAATGCACCAAAACCATCACAACCGAGACCAGAAATATTTGAACGTTCACCCGATAAAGGTGCATTCTTAGCAGCTCAACCAGTACCAAGAAGTGGAGCTTTTTGTTATTTAGCAATTGTCAGCaaagagaaaaattaa